The sequence below is a genomic window from Sceloporus undulatus isolate JIND9_A2432 ecotype Alabama chromosome 5, SceUnd_v1.1, whole genome shotgun sequence.
tcacctctgggaatgcttctctaaacaatatagtctttaactcagttttgaaactgggtagagaagtgatgaggtgtgcatgtgggggaagaaggttccaggagtaaggggcagcaagcgagaagggacgaattcaggagggggcagtggtagtcctacactgtgacaggagaccttgactacaagagcggagggtgcgagtaggaatgtaaggagaaagaaggtcagataagtaaggaggggccaatccatggagggctttgaaagtcaataataaaagcttgtaccggatgcggaaggggagccaatgaagggaggataaaagaggtgaaacatggtcaaagcggcgagctgatgtgacaatacgggcagctgaatactggacagagattaaaggatggtggtgtgaaagaggaagtcctgtcagaaggaggttacagtaatctagtcgcgaaaccattagggcatggactagagtcttggcagtagaggctgagaggaatggacggatcttggcaatgttgtagagaaagaatctacaggccttggcggtggcctggatctggggaataaatgacagagaagagtcaaaaatgaagccaagactgcaggcttgatgaaccggttgaatagaagtgtcgtcaacagaaacagaaaaggaatagtgaagggtgggtttaggtggaaagatgtcatggccagccaagatgagctctcggaggatgagcctcctccagagcaagggctgattgaggctacgccaggtgttagttctgctctgccaggtcccagctgtgcttccccagccccagagcaggaggtccaaccaggtcctagtgctgaggaaaggccttctatggtgccacagcctagtggtgactcggGAGACGAGGCGTGCCTGcaagtgccttcttatcaagagagaagggccgagagtgcttgcaggcgcagatccaggaggattgcagaaagacaattagcaaaccagcctcaggtggctcgagggagagcttccctgatttaagtgggagagaggcttgagtttgttgctagaatttattgcatgagcccttggtgtgattgctgtcgctctagctcctgacatcttgttaccttgctaccttgttatcttgacctcggaccggacctttgttatctcttggctattgtgacctcggactgttttgaccacgctgctttctggcttcctgacttcagctcgtctttcggcacgcttgactttctgcaaccccgacatcGGCTTGTTTCCttggcttgctctttgactgcttctccacaaggtttgttttgcctacacgcgttggctgcaggcttggttatcagcataagtcagagattgctggcagcaatcccggacaaaagacaagaagctcagtcttagacatgttgagcttcaagcaccgaagtcgcatccactgagagatggcagtcagacaagaagaaacttgctgttcaagccttggagaaaggtcaggggtggagagatacagctgagtgtcgtcggcatacagatgataggagaaaccaaaagaactgatgagtttacctagggacagtgtgtatagagagaacagaaggggacccaagacagagccctggggaactccaacagataggggaacagaggacgaagtctgaccacccgtgaccactgcaaaagatctgtctgacaagtaagatttaaaccagtcaagaGCAGAgccggagaacccaaggtcagaaagtaaatcaaccaggagacagtgatcaacagtgtcaaaggccgcagacaaatcaagaagaatgagaatagagcagaggccgtttgccttggcccgcaagagatcatttgatatttatattagtatgatattattttagtattgtaATGGGGGAACACATTCCCCTAGACATGTTTGTACAAAATATTCATCACCTTTCTGGCATCATAGAATGCACAAGATACTTTTTGTATTATAATTCCTAGAAGGCTATGCTGATTGAGGAAATCTGGAACCTCTAGACCCCCAAAAGgcaacttttgcaagctctgacATTTATTTAATGTTTGGTAAATCTAGACCACAGATGGGCAACTATTCCCCTGAGTTGcccttggactgcagctctcatcagcctTGGCGACAGCCAGCTGAGAGGAATACTTGAAACTGCTAACTAACATCTGGAGGAAAACATCTGCTCACTTCTGCTCTAGAGGACTTTAACTgttccaaattttaaaatgtactgcACAACAGCTTGTTTTATTCTTTAGTAGTTTCTCCAGCAAAGAGAAAGCCAGAAACAATGGAAAAGTGCAGAATTGTTGGAGATGGAAAACTCTGTTGTCTGGATATCCCATTAATTTTGATGAAGGAGGCAAAACCAATTCCATGGTAACAGCATCATGTGGAAATACCCTTTGTCGAATCTGACTGGCAGTAGCTCTCCATCTCGTTCTCTCACATCTTTAACAGCTTTTTACAATATTAGGGGACCTTTTAAATGGCCTTTTACCAGCTGAGTTGACTGTGTTGCATTATTTTAAGTTCTGGTCACACTGTAGCGCAGTTCTCTATACGATCGTCTCGTTTGAGAccatttgcaaaaagaaaagaaaaaagcaggctGCAAATAGATTATTAGGGAAGACACAGCTCCTTTAAGCCACGaaaatgaggaaggaaaggaacacAGCTCACCATAGATGCTGGAGTGATAGACGGTGTGATTACGGAGTTAGTGTGGCCTAGTGttctgagtgttagactacacttctggagaccaaggttcaattcccaactcagccatgaaacccactgggtgaccctgggcaagccacatgctgtcagcatcaggggaaggcaatggtaaacttcctctggacaaatcttgccaagaaaaccccatgatagcttcaccttaagcACATtaggaatgctgagagctgcaccTCCAAAGACATGGAGAAGCATTCTTGCCCATCCAATGCACCTGGAGAGCTGTGGGTTTTTTGCTCCACTAGGCTCTATTTTGGGCTGACAGGTAGTGCTACACTACTGGGGAGGGGGGTCTACAATGATTCATTCATCCAGGCAGATCATACTTGTTGTTGCAATGCTGGAGAGACTGATGTCTATTGTCAGTGGTCCCACCATTTGCTAATATGGAATGCCACCACGAAACAGTAGCCTTCCTTCCTATATGCTAAAAAGTAGCTCTTGAAGATGACAGAAGAAAAATCCTCCAAGACACAGAAGTGACATGTGCTCACTGTATTAATACAGTTGAAGCTTGAAATCCTTCCATGTTATTCACACTTTTGCTCCAAAGCAGTAACCTTGATGATTTGATCTAGAGGCACAAGAGAGTGCTTCAAGTTGACAGTTCTTGGTCTGTTCTGGTTTGGAGAAAAGAGTACTTGGCTGGTTTTTGCATTCAGGTGGGCTTTGGCAGTCTACTAAAAATACCGGTATGAGATAGTCACACAGAACCCATAGACTTAatgattgtttttaacatgttaaaaatacaggtCGCAACAAAATAggaaaacacaatttttaaaaaaaactgtcaaaGATGATTTAAGAAAAATagcatgtatatattttatatataaaaatctaCAGTATTTACTAACTCCAATACATAATTTTAAGAACAGCTGTCTTTCCGATGCTAGCATCCAGTAAATTGTACAgcttatattttgtattatatttattatgaATCACAAAGCCATAGTTTAAACCTTGGATTACATAACCAcattattatatacatacatttctATGCGGCAGTTAATAAATCAGAATGAAAAGGTGAAAGACCAAGTACTGGTTGTCAGTTTAGAACTTGGGAGGGGGCGGGGGgaatttgtggccttccagatgttgttgggccaccattcacattgtttctgaccaCACCATGATGGTTGTGGTTGATGGAATacagcaacatctagaaggccagaGGTTCACCACCTcttgcttccttctttctctgcAGAGCAGTATAAACTGTTATTTCACTGTGTTCTGCacgtaatttttaaaaaatcagttgccAGGTTAATTAAAAATTACATCCGATTCAGTATATACACAAAACATCCACCTTGTTGGCcaaatgttgcttttgtttcatttttaaaagactctGGTAGCTTTTCCCAACTTGGAATCCTCTAGATGTGTTGGGATTACAACTCCCCAAAGCTTACTTAAAGTTTTGGGGAGGTGTGGTCCAATATATCCCAAAGTCCTCAGGTTGGaaaaggctggctcagtaccataaAATTTCATGGTGCTGACTTTCCATGAGCATAGGCACTAAAACACATTGCTCAGAGCAAGACTGTGCAACTTTGTTACTTCCACAGCCAAATGAAACCCACCAACCATGCAAAGGGCTGGCTCAGAAGGTACTTGATTGACATCCAGGTTGCATCCAGCTGGATGGTTCTCAAGCTAAGCAAACTTGGTTTTGAGGTGGGAAATATATGTTCTGGGCTTCTAAGTCAAGGGTGGACAAACATGAGAGGCCAGGGGACTGCATTAGCCCCCTCGGGAGACCAAAGAGCCCCCCCATGCCTCTTAATGCCCTCTGGGGACTGAGAGGTCATTTTCATGTTTTTAGATACACATACCCCGGGCTttttaggtccaggagagccTTTCTTCAAAAAAGGAAGCAACCAGAAGCTTCCagatttactactactacttttctCAAAGGCCCTCCCTAGGCCTAAAATGGTGCCTGGGGTGGGTAGATGATGTGGCAAAAATGCCTCCAACATCCCCTAGAAAGCATTCAGGAGCATATCAGGGTTGTTCTAAATTACCCTTAAGTTACTCCTGCTCTAAGTTGTCATTATCAGTGAGCCATATATCTTTCCACAAACAGAGTGCCCAATGAAAGGTCACTTCCATTTACAACATGCAGCTTACCAATGTTttacatatatacattccaaCATTTTTAACTTGCAGCGGACCAGCATGTAGTCTGAGGATCTTGGTTCTAGGCTTTAGACCAAGCTACATAATGACTatgagaaaaacaatggcaaaacaGTGCCCTGACCCACACAAATGCAATGAATTTTGCACAACTGCCATTGAGAGATCAAAACTAAAAATGACACTGCAGAACATTTCCTGGATTGGATTCAGGTCTTGGTGGAGTTCTTGTGGTTTTGCAAATATCAGGGATCAGTTATGCAGCAACCTTACAGCTGAGAGAAGAGGACAGTGAATATGCCATGTTCCCTGgacatcttgttttaaaaaaaaatagacatgAGGCATATTAGTATATCCCTTGACTTTAAACATATGCAAACCACTTCCCTATTCAAAACTGTCCCATGATTTGAGGGGTAAAGAGATAACACAAACAACTGTTGTCTCTCTCTATCCCAGTGCTGTAACAGCTTAAGGTGAATGGTTTCAATCCAGAAAGTTATGGAAAGTTTAGATGCTTcatcctccagcagtgctctcCTGATATAACCCAACTGTGTGCAACCCCCTacatgcttttaattttaaaaatgccattgtgGTTCTCCTGGATCACATCTGCCTCTGCCTTTATAAATCTCAGCCTAGAGTAGAAGCCCATCTCAAATGAAAGCAAAGATTCAGAATCCTGAGCATTTCCACTGTAAAAGGAAAGGTTTCCCTTTCAGACACTTCTCATGCAGAATGATGTGCTCAGCCTGGAGTTCTGTGGCACAATGGACATGACTGCTCAGAATGACTTTCCTCACTCCCCTAAATCAAGGCAAGTGCAACTTTCCCCCCTTGGATATTTAGCCGAGCTGCCCTCTTCCAACTGTCCTTGCCCTAAACTACaagataaaaataagataaaaaagcAAACACCCCAAGGTTGCAGGCACTGATTACAGAGCAATGAATTTGTTGGCTTCCATTTTACAATGAGGGAGCACTTCAGCCTTAGACTTTATACCCACAATCATCTCTTAAGGGCCTAACGGTACAGCAGCACCAGCCAATCAAGGCCATAACTGCCTATTGCTCTCCAGAAAAATAAGATGCTCAAGCACATTAAAGTACCAGAAAAAAAAGCACATGAGGGACAGGAGGTGGGGAAGATGTCAGATAAACAGAATTACAGAGCAAAAGGACAGAACACAGAATACAATCCACCAAAGGCCTGATGAGGCTCCTGTCTTTAACAATGTAGCTTGCACAGGTACTGGCTAAGTGAAAGGAGGAATTAATTAATTGTCCTCAAAATAATTCTTAATTCTCAAAACAATTCTTAGTGGTCCAAAGGGCACCCCCAGTACAAGATGCAAAGGCACTCCAATGGTGCATGCAACATAGtgataaaaaaaacctttgtttctcagatatttttttttatgaaAGCATACAACACATACAACAGAATAACCAAAACTTTTCAAGGAATCAAACCTTCTTTTGTCAAGGATGAAACAAGATGCCTCTATGAGAATTACACTTGAAAGACTCTTTTTATCCTTCTGTTGCATGCAGTTATTGTCAACCTTTTGGGTATTTACAAAAAGactttacatgaagccactgtcATCAAAAAGCAACTTGTTTAATAGATTGTGCACAGGCCTTTGTAGAGATGTTCAGAATGCATGTAGGGTGTAGGATAAGCACTGCCCCAGGCCACTCGCACTTGCCACACACATGCTAAGTTCATATTTGCACAAAGTTCTACATGCATAGTGTCCAGTTCATATCAACTGGAAACGTATGCTCTACAGACCAGAAAAATTGAGACATATCAATTGTATGGTTTGTGGCTCAATGTGAAGAGGCAATAATGCAACCCAACATGCAAGTGGCAGCAGGAATGGGATGCGCCAGCACGAACTCAGCCCTGCCACGTGCATGCTCTCTGTATGTGCCCTCAGTAAGCACTCATGGACAGATACATTAGCATTGCTAAGTGCTAAAAATGTCCATGCTGCTTTAACCACTCCTCTAACCTTACCCCATTAACATACATATGAGAGACTTTTAGAACAAAGACCACCACACTGCAGATCTGCCTTTGGCTACATGAATGTGGATGAGGGCTCAAATATCACTGGCACCCTAGATCCGTGCTACAATTCATAGGCAGTCCTGATTTTAGAAGCACCACATATAGGCTGCATCAGAATGCTTTCACTTTGGATGCTAAACCAGCTTCTTTCTAGCTGAGCAATAGGCAACAGCATCCTTGTATGGAGATTGCATTGGATAACTGGGAATTCTCATTCCTAGGTTGCTGAGGCAGTATATATAAAAGAATGCCAAGAGAAATCTCATCCTAAATGAATGGGATgtttataaattaatttaaaataaaataaaaataaaataatgaagtaCTTTGTGGACACAGTCCAAGAACACATACATTTCCATTTTAGACTATATAACTCTCTTGCCCCAAGGGGGCACATAATGAATTGTACTGTCAACTCAACAAGCAGCTTACAGAGGCATGGGACCTTACAGGATTTAGGCAAGGTCATTTCCCAAGTCAACTACTTAAAATGTAACAAACAACTGCCACAGTAGTTACAATGAACATATAAAGCTATTGCTATGTTTATGAGAATCCAATCTTTTTGTAGTATTCAAGGCTCGTTTGAGCTTTTGTCAACATTTAAGCACAGCTACAGAAAAGTGTCATCTGAATTGTTCCATATAAAGGAGTACTAATACTCTTGCGCTGGCAACAATCAACTCAACCTTGCACATTCTTCTCCTGGTCTTTCAGATGAGCAGACGTTATTTCTCACAGTAAGACTGATTCATGCATGGACAATCCGTCGGTTTGATGTCTGTAGTGGTGGGTGGGGCCTGAGGGCCTTGCATATTGATAGAGCGGTGAGCCAAGTTCTTCTGGAATTGGGGAAGTCCTGTATTTTATAGGACTATCCACAGAAATGGTGGGGAGGTTGTGGTCTTTAACAGGCATTGCTTGAAACAAGTTACCCAAATGGTTTTGGCTGCCATCTTGTCTCCATAATTGCCCATAAACATCCTGTCTATACAAATAAGCTGGATCTCGCCACTTTCTATTGTCTGGGAAATAATCTGCTGGAGGAATATCAAATCTGATGCCTGTCGTCGATTTAGGACTGCTTGCAGAACTGTTAACTGGGAGAACTTCTATTCGACTAGAAGGTTTCACAACAAGATTCTGGTGACTGACTGAATAATTTCTATGTGATTTATTAGGCAACATCTCTGTTGGAAAGTCAGAGATGTATGGTTGATGCATGGGGGAGTTGGTTCGATTCCCGAGATTATACTGTGTGGCTGTGAAACTGGAATGAACTATGGTGTTAACATGCTTTGGAGAGTTTCCATGGTAAACAGGTGGATTGCTGTAAGAAGGTGGAGGTTGTTTAATATTATGTCCAATGTCTGCCCCATCAGACTGCGAAGAAAATCTGGGGATTCTTGGTTGTGAGCTGAATGCATAACTGTTGGAAATTTTTGGTGGACTAGATGTTTTCTCTGCCAGCTTTGCTGAACTACTAGAGTAAGCTATGTTTCTTGGACTTTGCAGGATAGCCCTTTCAATTGCCTCATCTACCAAGTTGTTACTCTCTAGATCAGCACCAGGAACATTGTCATACTGTGATGCGTTCGACCCTCGCTTACCTTCGTCGACATCCAAGACTCTCATCTTTTGCTTTACATTAAAGGACTGTGCCTCACCACTAGGACTAGGAGGCGTTGCTGAACTGGTAAGATTTGCAGATCGGCTCTTGATCTCCATGGtgagttttgtagttttttcAATAATTTTCATATCGGAAGGTTTAATCCACCTGGGCACAAATTCCTTTCCTGTGTTTAAAGTAGCATTGGAATTTTGGTTAGCAGATCCATTGTGATTCTGCTGGGAATGAGACTCTGACTGAACTTCATGTTTTTTTCTGTGGCTCTCGGGGTCATGCTTTGGCAATCCACTCCGCACATTTGCTGTTACAGGCTTTTGTTGTCTCAAAGAAGGCCTCTTCTCCAGAGAATttttccttctttggtggtttggTGAGTTTTCTTGTGCTCTCTCTAGAGCTGTTCTTGGGGAGCTTTCTTCACCTCTTTCTGAAGGCactttgtgtcctgttctctggctaGCCTGGATATTGTTCGACCCGCTCGTGCTACTCTGTCCATTGAGCAGATGAGTAAGATTCAGCATGGCAGGCTGAGATTCAGGTGGGAATTTCCCCAACTTCTTTGGAATTTCATCATCTTTACCTAGCAAGAGAAAAAAATAGGGTAAGCATCCAAAATATACAGAAATTAAATATATCACCACAAACACCTTACACAGTAAAGGATGCATGTTAATGGTTTATTTTCATTCGGAACACATGCCAATGCATAAACAGAAAAGCAAGAGTTGAGCTGGGGAGCTCAGAGCTGAACTCAAGTCTTAGAGGTCAGAGATTATGGCTGATTTAGTTTAATGCCCAGTACACACACACTTTGACAGTTACAGGAACGGCAGGTGGTCAGCAAGTGTGATATAAGAAGCACTCATTCAAGCATGCAAGAACTGTTTTAAGAATGCAAATCACATTTGGAAACTGTTTTTCCGATCCTGTATGGATTCAAATATGAGGACAAGATATTTTAAGTCAAGCAGGTATGTATGGCTGCAGCTGCTCAAGGTCACATTTAGAAGATTATTCAATCCTAAAACTGAGATTTAGGTGACTAGAAACTTGGGAGTGTtcaatggctggctggctgacttTTTTTAGCCTGGTAAGAGTTTGTATGTCCACATCCCCTCCCTGTCAATATAGTATGATGAGCTGGATCATATTAGCACTGTTACACCAGTTACTGTTAGTGGAAAACTCCACTTTACTAGTTACACAATTTATAATATAGCAAGATTTTCAATACTAAGAGAGAGATCAGCTGAAAGTCACTGTGATATAACAAAGAGAAACGGGaggagtgtttttaaaaaattagatccTGAATGGTTTTCATAGTCTTTCAATGTTCTTTGGCTAGGCGCAGGTGTGATGAGAGTTCATCTGGCTGCAACTGAACTCAGCACCTGCACCAGCACCTACACCTGTATCCCTGAGCAACTTCCCTGTGTCCTAACATCATAGTATCACCACACACAAAGGTTTACTCTGAAGGTTTAGACTCAGTgtggtttagactc
It includes:
- the USP6NL gene encoding USP6 N-terminal-like protein isoform X2: MLCMVFFIPGFPKLLRFQEHHEKIMKKFLSKLKQHFDSQEIHTSFYTMKWFFQCFLDRTPFRLTLRIWDIYILEGERVLTAMSYTILKLHRKHLMKLQMEELVEFLQETLAKDFFFEDDFVIDQLQSSMAELKRAKLDLPAAGKDDEIPKKLGKFPPESQPAMLNLTHLLNGQSSTSGSNNIQASQRTGHKVPSERGEESSPRTALERAQENSPNHQRRKNSLEKRPSLRQQKPVTANVRSGLPKHDPESHRKKHEVQSESHSQQNHNGSANQNSNATLNTGKEFVPRWIKPSDMKIIEKTTKLTMEIKSRSANLTSSATPPSPSGEAQSFNVKQKMRVLDVDEGKRGSNASQYDNVPGADLESNNLVDEAIERAILQSPRNIAYSSSSAKLAEKTSSPPKISNSYAFSSQPRIPRFSSQSDGADIGHNIKQPPPSYSNPPVYHGNSPKHVNTIVHSSFTATQYNLGNRTNSPMHQPYISDFPTEMLPNKSHRNYSVSHQNLVVKPSSRIEVLPVNSSASSPKSTTGIRFDIPPADYFPDNRKWRDPAYLYRQDVYGQLWRQDGSQNHLGNLFQAMPVKDHNLPTISVDSPIKYRTSPIPEELGSPLYQYARPSGPTHHYRHQTDGLSMHESVLL
- the USP6NL gene encoding USP6 N-terminal-like protein isoform X1, which codes for MLKSWEKYKNTEKFHRRIYKGIPLQLRGEVWSLLLDVPKMKEEMKDYYNTLKTQARGSSPDIRQIDLDVNRTYRDHIMFRDRYGVKQQSLFHVLAAYSVYNTEVGYCQGMSQITALLLMYMNEEDAFWALVKLLSGPKHAMHGFFIPGFPKLLRFQEHHEKIMKKFLSKLKQHFDSQEIHTSFYTMKWFFQCFLDRTPFRLTLRIWDIYILEGERVLTAMSYTILKLHRKHLMKLQMEELVEFLQETLAKDFFFEDDFVIDQLQSSMAELKRAKLDLPAAGKDDEIPKKLGKFPPESQPAMLNLTHLLNGQSSTSGSNNIQASQRTGHKVPSERGEESSPRTALERAQENSPNHQRRKNSLEKRPSLRQQKPVTANVRSGLPKHDPESHRKKHEVQSESHSQQNHNGSANQNSNATLNTGKEFVPRWIKPSDMKIIEKTTKLTMEIKSRSANLTSSATPPSPSGEAQSFNVKQKMRVLDVDEGKRGSNASQYDNVPGADLESNNLVDEAIERAILQSPRNIAYSSSSAKLAEKTSSPPKISNSYAFSSQPRIPRFSSQSDGADIGHNIKQPPPSYSNPPVYHGNSPKHVNTIVHSSFTATQYNLGNRTNSPMHQPYISDFPTEMLPNKSHRNYSVSHQNLVVKPSSRIEVLPVNSSASSPKSTTGIRFDIPPADYFPDNRKWRDPAYLYRQDVYGQLWRQDGSQNHLGNLFQAMPVKDHNLPTISVDSPIKYRTSPIPEELGSPLYQYARPSGPTHHYRHQTDGLSMHESVLL